In the genome of uncultured Paludibaculum sp., the window CACTCCTGCGAACCCACGGCGAGGCCCGCCAGAAACGATCGCCGGGACTGGGCCATATCTAGGATTTTAGCAGGGAAGAGGGCCGGTGCCGCGGACCTCAATGGTGCGGATCGTGGCCGTGCTCCTTCGCCGCCGACGCGTAATGCTCCTTCAACAGATCCACGCCGAAATCGTCTTCGAAGTCCCTCCATACACTATGGATGTGGTTCGCGTTGTTCTGGGTGTTGTCATATTCGATCAGGAAGGTGGGCGACTGCACGCGATAGTAGTGCGGTCGGCCCTTCTCCACCTCCCCGGCCCACGCAAAATACACGGTCTGCCCGGCCTCTTTCACCCTTTGGCGCCGCTGCTCGGCCAGTTCCCCAGGCAGGTTCTCGATGTACTCATCAATGAGCGTGGCCAACAACTTACGCTGGTCCGCCGTCATTTTGGACTCAATCAGCCCGCTGGGTTGGCCAGTCAGGGCCGCCTTCCGGCTGCGCTCGGTGAGGATGTCGGCATAGGCCTTCTCGGCCACCAGGGCCACCTTACGTTGATCCGGGCTCAGGGCGGTCATCAGTGCCCGGCCCTTGTCTTCCTCGGCCCCCAGCACCCGCAGCCCGGCGCGGGGCCCCTCCTTCACTTCACCAGGATTCGAACCCAGGAACGTCGGGTTGCCCGTCGCTTTGCCCTTCACCACCGTGAAGTGGAGGCTCACGTGATGCCCCTCAATGCGGTACGCCCACGTGCCGGTGGCCGACGGTTCGCCGAAGATGCTGAAGTGATAGCGCTCCGGGTTGCGGCGGCCGGCGGTGTCCTTCTCCATGATGCGCAGGATGTCCTCCAGGCTCATGATGGTAGTGGTCTTGATGAAGCCCTGCTGGCTGAGACCGGCGCTGAGCAGCGCGGAAGCCAGCGCCTTCTGGTGCGGCGACATCTCGGATAGAGTCAGGCCCTTGCGGGGCCGCTCATAGCGCTTGGGGATGTCGGCGCTGGGGATGTAGTGCCAGAAGAAGCGCTCATCGTCCTCAAACGGGAAGACAACGGCGGCCCGTTGCTCCGGCGTAAGGGACGCCAGGAAGTTCCTGGCGGTGGATACCATTCGCGGCAGTGCGTGGTCGTCGTGCGCCCACACGAGGGACGCCACAAGCAAAAGGGGAAACGCGGCCCAGAAACGCATGGGACGATTCTACACGAGTTAGGCCGGATGAGGGAGGAAGAACTAGAAAGCAAAGTCGCGCGCCGGACTTGCCGTCGCCAGCGCGGATTTTTCCAGATAGTAGTGCGGATTCACCGGCGCGCCGCCCCGCCGGACCTCGTAGTGGAGGTGAGGGGCCGTGGCCCGGCCGGTGGCTCCGGTGCCGCCAATCACCTGCCCCATCTTCACTTCCTGGTTGGGAATGACGTCGATGCGGGAGAGGTGGGCGTAATACGTCTGCAGGCCATTGAGGTGGTCGACGACGATCAATTTGCCGTAGGCGCCGCCCCAATTCGCTTCCGTGACGACACCGTCAGCCGCCACATGAACCGGGGTGCCTTGGGGCGCGGAGATGTCGACACCGGTATGGAACGCCTGGTGGGAGAAGAACGGATCCTCGCGGGTCCCGAAACTGCTCAGCAGCCGGCCCATGACAGGCCACAGCCCGGGCGTCGTGTTCACCAGCCAGCGACGGCTGGAGAAACGGCCACCTGTACCTAGGGAAGCTGTATTGAGCCTGTTGTATTCTTCGAGCGTTTCACGCAGGGTCGGCATAGTCGGCATCTGCCCGATCGACGCCATCGTGGTGTCGGCGGTGGTCCCCTGCCGCTTGTTCAGGCCGTAGGCAACCGAGACTTCCGATGCGAACATCTGCAGCCTGGCCATCTGCTCGTTGGTCTGGTTCGCCTCTGTGAGAAGCTTCTGGTAGCGGGCCCGCAGGAACTCGGTCTCTTCCCGCAAACTGTTGTAGTTGCCCACCTTCCAAGCCATCCGCACGTAGCTGGAGACCATTCCAAACAGCGTGAACCCGCCCAGCAAGGCCAAACCGAGAACGGCAAAAATCACTTTCTGGTCGATTTGGAAGCGGCGGAGACGCCCATGGAGGGAGTGAGCCAGAACTACGATGAAGTAGGGCTGATTCATGACTGATGATCAGTGCCAGCGATGCGATGAAGTCCAGTTCGTCTTTCCGACCGGAAAGTCAAGATGGTCTTCTGTGGCCCAAATTTGCTCATGGGGTAAACTCGGGCCAAACGCAAACCTAACGGTAACAATCAACGCTGGGGCTGTCAAGGCTTGAATTGTGGCATAGTGCCGCGGCAGGCGTGTCAGGAAGACCCGCAGAAGCTTCTAGTTTCCATCACATCTTATTGATAAGAAATGAATTGCGCTGTAGAAGCGATGTAAATAGTACATCCCGCAGCGCAAAACCTTAGTAGATTTTCATCTGGTCTAGGGGCAACAACACGCCCGAAACGGCCAAGTCCAGAGCCCGCAGGCCAATTGGAAAAAACGGCGGGCCGTGTGGGCGCGGCCCGCCGGAATGGCGATTGGGGATCGCCTGGCTAGGGAAGAAGCGAAGGCTTAAGGAACTGGACGGGAGAATGGAGATTAACCCTTGCCGGTTCCACCTTCACTTCGGTTGCAATCGCGGAGTCATCGACCTCCGTGGCTACCCCGTCCGCCCCGCCAAGGCTTAGCCGAAGATCGGTCAAGTCTTCGACTGTCTCGAGACGAGGGGAGTAGGACGGGGTATGCCAAGGAGCATGGAGTGAGCGGCTGGAGGAGGGTGCCGCTACTCCGCACCCGATGCGGCCTCGGATTCGCACCGGATGATTCGACAAATCCTTCGCTGCGGGGAAGGTCGTAAAATTCCGTAAATTCCGTCGGGACACCACAGCATGCCGGGCGCGTGCTGCTCGGGGAGGCATCAAGTTGCCCCTCGAGCAGCCCTCCGATAGTGCGCCACGCACCGACACGGCGGGCCTCAGACTCCATCCCCTCGACGCGGTGGCCGCGCCGAGCCCGGGAGTCAACGCCAGGCTGAGTGACAGTACCTGACATAGCTTTGATCGCCCGCCCATCGTGCATCCCTTACAGCTTCCGGCCCGCCACCTTCACTTTGGGGCTCGCCAGATAGCCGACAACTTGATCTTTCTTTACCGCGTTCACTACCAGCTCGTAGGGTTGGCGGGCTTTCGAAACAACGTAAAACTGTACCGGTTCGTTGATATTCCGGTCCTTCTTCTCGACCTTCTTGTCGTCGGCGACAATCTCCATGGTGAACCGGTTCCTCTTGGGATCGGACTTCTTCAGTTGCACCAGGATGTCGCCAACACGCTGCGGCGCTGACGTCTTGCTGAGCGTGAACTCGAAGTACTCGCGCTCGCCCAGTTCTCTCAGGGCCGACAGCTCTTTGCTGTTCGTGGCGATCAAACCACTCAGGACGCCCAAGTCACCGGTCGTCCGATGGAGTTCCGCCACCGTCTTGTCAAGGTCAGTGCGCGTCGAAGCAACGTCCGTACGCACCGACCCGACTTCCGTCGTGATATCGGTCAGCCGCGCCGTTGCCTGCTCGGTCCGCGATTTGATCTGATCCAGTTCGTCAGCCAACACCTTCTGATGCTCATTCTGCTCCTGGCTCAGCTTGGTCGAGACCCGGGCAGCGATCGCTTCGGCTTGGCGACGCGCCGATTCCTTTGCCTTCTCGGTACTCGAGAGGCTCTCCTTCCGTGTCGAATCCAACTCAGCCCGCAGGGCGCTAAGCGATTGCGTCACATTCAGATCGGAGGAATTCAGCGTCTGGCGCAATGTGGCCACTTCCCGCTCCAACGCGGAAGTCTGCATCCTGGTGTTCACCAGATTCATGTGCTGATAGGCACCAACGCCTAAGCTGGCGACTAAACCGACGCCCAGAACGACGACGGCCCACGGAAAACCGCGGCCCTTCTGCTCGTCGCTTCCGCCTTCAGTCGCATTCGTGGTCACATTTTCACTGCTCATGAGGTGCTTGCCTTCCCAGCAGTTAAAGCACTCGTTTGGCCAAACCCGACCTGTCTTTGTTTTCTTAATATTAGCGGCAATAGTCCAAGGCGAAGATCAGGTAAGATTTACCACATGAGTAAGCCCTGTCCAGAACGTCCGGAAAGAATTACTCCTGAAATGCGATTCAGACGACTTGAGTACAGCTTTATCGATCCACCGGCTGGGCGGTTACTTTCGCCAGACGATCTGCTCGCTCGGCGGACGAAGGGTGAGAGGCAAAGTAGGGTCGGAGCAGTCCTTGCACCGGCGAATTGCGCGTCTCCGCGTCCAAGCGCTGGAAGACGCCGACCATTGCTTTTGGATCGTAACCCGCTAGCGCGGCCAGGTAAGCTCCGCGTGCGTCAGCGTCAAACTCCTGCTGCTGGCTGTAGGTGATTGCGGCCGCCTGACGAACCATGTCGAGAAGGACACCAGCCGCTGGAACGCCGTGCCCGGACAGCGCCGCTTCGTAGCGGTGCTGATCCAGGCAATGCTCCAGGTCAATATGGGCCATTTCGTGGCCAATTACACCTGCCAGTTCATCGTCGTTGCGGGTGAAGCCCAGCAGACCTGAAGTGACGTAGACGTGACCACCCGGCAAAGAAAAGGCGTTCACTTCCTGGCTGGCAATCACATGAGCGGTATACGGCATCCGCCGCCGCACGTGGGGGCTGAGGCGGCCCACCATGATGAGCACCCGCCCTCGAGTTTCGTAGTCCGACGTCCACAGGCCCGCGGCGGAACCGGCCAACTGGTCGCCCAGTGCAACCTCTTGCGCAATCGACACATGCGCCACCTTGCCGGTGGCTCGCGACGCATCCCAGAAGACATCACCCCACAGCCTGGCAACCGATTCCAGATCCTGTTTGTCGTCGATTTTGCCGGCACGCACCAAAAGCCCCGAAGCAGCCAGCGCGGCCATCGTGACAAGCAGCAGAATTCGATCGGTCATAGCAACTTCCTCACTCGTT includes:
- a CDS encoding DUF3500 domain-containing protein; the encoded protein is MRFWAAFPLLLVASLVWAHDDHALPRMVSTARNFLASLTPEQRAAVVFPFEDDERFFWHYIPSADIPKRYERPRKGLTLSEMSPHQKALASALLSAGLSQQGFIKTTTIMSLEDILRIMEKDTAGRRNPERYHFSIFGEPSATGTWAYRIEGHHVSLHFTVVKGKATGNPTFLGSNPGEVKEGPRAGLRVLGAEEDKGRALMTALSPDQRKVALVAEKAYADILTERSRKAALTGQPSGLIESKMTADQRKLLATLIDEYIENLPGELAEQRRQRVKEAGQTVYFAWAGEVEKGRPHYYRVQSPTFLIEYDNTQNNANHIHSVWRDFEDDFGVDLLKEHYASAAKEHGHDPHH
- a CDS encoding M23 family metallopeptidase, with the translated sequence MNQPYFIVVLAHSLHGRLRRFQIDQKVIFAVLGLALLGGFTLFGMVSSYVRMAWKVGNYNSLREETEFLRARYQKLLTEANQTNEQMARLQMFASEVSVAYGLNKRQGTTADTTMASIGQMPTMPTLRETLEEYNRLNTASLGTGGRFSSRRWLVNTTPGLWPVMGRLLSSFGTREDPFFSHQAFHTGVDISAPQGTPVHVAADGVVTEANWGGAYGKLIVVDHLNGLQTYYAHLSRIDVIPNQEVKMGQVIGGTGATGRATAPHLHYEVRRGGAPVNPHYYLEKSALATASPARDFAF
- a CDS encoding M48 family metallopeptidase — protein: MTDRILLLVTMAALAASGLLVRAGKIDDKQDLESVARLWGDVFWDASRATGKVAHVSIAQEVALGDQLAGSAAGLWTSDYETRGRVLIMVGRLSPHVRRRMPYTAHVIASQEVNAFSLPGGHVYVTSGLLGFTRNDDELAGVIGHEMAHIDLEHCLDQHRYEAALSGHGVPAAGVLLDMVRQAAAITYSQQQEFDADARGAYLAALAGYDPKAMVGVFQRLDAETRNSPVQGLLRPYFASHPSSAERADRLAKVTAQPVDR